A genomic segment from Cyprinus carpio isolate SPL01 unplaced genomic scaffold, ASM1834038v1 S000006696, whole genome shotgun sequence encodes:
- the LOC109060338 gene encoding palmitoyltransferase ZDHHC9 isoform X2 has product MSAVMITRKPTRKWEKLPGKNTFCCDGRVMMARQKGVFYLTLFLIVGTCSLFFSFECPYLAVHLSPAIPVFAVLLFIFVMAMLLRTSFSDPGVLPRALPEEANFIEMEIEAANGNVLAGQRPPPRIKNVQINNQIVKLKYCYTCKIFRPPRASHCSICDNCVDRFDHHCPWVGNCVGKRNYRYFYLFTLSLSLLTIYIFAFNIVHVVLRSVDSGFVNTLKETPGTLWLEVLVCFFTIWSVVGLTGFHTYLIFLNQTTNEDIKGSWSGKNRVQNPYSHKNIIKNCCEVLCSPTFPR; this is encoded by the exons ATGTCGGCGGTGATGATAACACGGAAGCCTACTCGAAAATGGGAGAAATTACCTGGGAAAAACACCTTCTGCTGCGATGGACGGGTTATGATGGCTCGGCAGAAAGGAGTATTTTACCTGACCTTATTTCTCATCGTTGGAACCTGCTCTCTGTTCTTCTCCTTTGA GTGCCCGTACCTGGCAGTGCACCTGTCTCCTGCCATCCCTGTGTTTGCAGTGTTGCTCTTCATCTTTGTCATGGCCATGCTGCTCCGAACCAGCTTCAGTGACCCAGGGGTGCTGCCACGGGCCTTGCCGGAGGAGGCCAACTTCATTGAGATGGAAATCG AAGCGGCCAATGGGAACGTCTTGGCTGGACAGCGGCCTCCACCCCGCATCAAGAATGTGCAAATTAACAACCAGATCGTCAAGCTGAAGTACTGCTACACCTGCAAGATCTTCAGACCCCCTCGTGCTTCCCATTGCAGCATCTGTGACAACTGCGTGG accgGTTTGACCATCACTGTCCCTGGGTCGGAAACTGCGTAGGAAAGAGGAATTACAGATATTTCTACTTgttcacactctctctgtctctgcttaCCATCTACATCTTCGCCTTCAACATCGTCCATGTGGTTCTAC GTTCTGTAGACTCTGGATTTGTGAATACCCTTAAAGAAACTCCCGGAACAT TGTGGTTGGAGGTTCTGGTGTGTTTTTTCACGATCTGGTCTGTGGTGGGATTGACTGGTTTCCACACCTACTTGATCTTCCTCAACCAGACCACCAATGAGGAC ATCAAAGGCTCGTGGTCTGGAAAGAACCGTGTGCAGAACCCATACAGTCATAAGAACATCATCAAGAACTGCTGTGAGGTTCTGTGCAGTCCTACTTTCCCTAGGTAG
- the LOC109060338 gene encoding palmitoyltransferase ZDHHC9 isoform X1, whose translation MSAVMITRKPTRKWEKLPGKNTFCCDGRVMMARQKGVFYLTLFLIVGTCSLFFSFECPYLAVHLSPAIPVFAVLLFIFVMAMLLRTSFSDPGVLPRALPEEANFIEMEIEAANGNVLAGQRPPPRIKNVQINNQIVKLKYCYTCKIFRPPRASHCSICDNCVDRFDHHCPWVGNCVGKRNYRYFYLFTLSLSLLTIYIFAFNIVHVVLRSVDSGFVNTLKETPGTYPFTWAVGPLPEDMKTNELLINPSCCK comes from the exons ATGTCGGCGGTGATGATAACACGGAAGCCTACTCGAAAATGGGAGAAATTACCTGGGAAAAACACCTTCTGCTGCGATGGACGGGTTATGATGGCTCGGCAGAAAGGAGTATTTTACCTGACCTTATTTCTCATCGTTGGAACCTGCTCTCTGTTCTTCTCCTTTGA GTGCCCGTACCTGGCAGTGCACCTGTCTCCTGCCATCCCTGTGTTTGCAGTGTTGCTCTTCATCTTTGTCATGGCCATGCTGCTCCGAACCAGCTTCAGTGACCCAGGGGTGCTGCCACGGGCCTTGCCGGAGGAGGCCAACTTCATTGAGATGGAAATCG AAGCGGCCAATGGGAACGTCTTGGCTGGACAGCGGCCTCCACCCCGCATCAAGAATGTGCAAATTAACAACCAGATCGTCAAGCTGAAGTACTGCTACACCTGCAAGATCTTCAGACCCCCTCGTGCTTCCCATTGCAGCATCTGTGACAACTGCGTGG accgGTTTGACCATCACTGTCCCTGGGTCGGAAACTGCGTAGGAAAGAGGAATTACAGATATTTCTACTTgttcacactctctctgtctctgcttaCCATCTACATCTTCGCCTTCAACATCGTCCATGTGGTTCTAC GTTCTGTAGACTCTGGATTTGTGAATACCCTTAAAGAAACTCCCGGAACATATCCTTTCACCTGGGCTGTAGGACCACTTCCTGAAGATATGAAAACAAATGAGCTCCTGATAAACCCGTCATGCTGTAAATGA
- the LOC109091523 gene encoding C1GALT1-specific chaperone 1-like, which produces MMYEGSSFMKGMILGGIFCLVVSFFETFNSGTHSEGHEHLHHHLKPVSKDELEKLSESQMSDWTLQVRVYCLIMVTPKLLVHWATANDTWSKHCDKSVFYTSESSKVLEAVDLQEQDEWARLRKAIRHAYENAGDLRWFFVARPTTFAIIENLKYLVLDKDPSQPFYIGHTEKSGELDYVEYDSGIVLSYETMRRLIEIFKDVDRCPERGNALWKTPEETQLATCLKYSGVFAENGEDAQGKGLFNKKSVSSLISDSMGQNPADVVEACCSDMAITFGGMSSARYRVLMYGVYRLRPYGHDFHDSLTFLPPKDSDND; this is translated from the coding sequence ATGATGTACGAGGGCAGTTCATTTATGAAAGGCATGATCCTAGGGGGCATATTTTGCCTGGTGGTGTCTTTCTTTGAGACCTTTAATTCAGGAACCCACTCAGAAGGTCATGAGCATCTCCACCATCATCTGAAACCTGTCAGCAAAGATGAACTAGAGAAGTTATCAGAGTCTCAGATGTCTGACTGGACCCTGCAGGTTCGAGTGTACTGTCTCATCATGGTCACTCCCAAGCTGCTGGTCCACTGGGCGACAGCCAACGACACTTGGAGCAAGCACTGTGACAAATCTGTGTTCTACACCTCAGAATCGTCCAAAGTTCTAGAGGCGGTTGACCTACAGGAGCAGGACGAGTGGGCTAGGCTGCGCAAAGCCATCAGACACGCCTACGAGAACGCTGGAGACCTGCGCTGGTTCTTCGTGGCCCGGCCCACCACATTCGCAATTATAGAGAACCTCAAGTATTTGGTGTTGGATAAAGATCCAAGCCAGCCGTTTTACATTGGCCACACGGAAAAGTCCGGAGAGCTGGATTATGTGGAGTATGATAGCGGGATTGTGCTGAGCTATGAAACAATGAGGAGGCTGATCGAGATATTCAAAGACGTGGACAGATGTCCAGAGCGGGGAAACGCCTTGTGGAAGACACCTGAAGAAACGCAGCTCGCCACCTGTCTGAAGTACAGCGGGGTGTTCGCTGAAAACGGAGAGGATGCGCAAGGCAAAGGGCTTTTTAACAAGAAGAGCGTCAGCTCCTTGATTTCTGACAGCATGGGCCAAAACCCAGCCGACGTCGTGGAGGCCTGTTGTTCTGACATGGCCATCACGTTCGGAGGCATGTCCTCAGCCAGATACAGGGTTTTGATGTATGGCGTCTACAGACTCCGGCCGTATGGACACGATTTTCATGATTCCTTGACATTTCTGCCTCCTAAAGACTCTGATAATGACTGA